One window of the Notolabrus celidotus isolate fNotCel1 chromosome 23, fNotCel1.pri, whole genome shotgun sequence genome contains the following:
- the kirrel1a gene encoding kin of IRRE-like protein 1a isoform X1, translated as MQRLLLLSLVLSFQTVWTARFSQEPADQSVVRGQRVILSCVVFNYSGIVQWTKDGLALGIGEDLRAWPRYRVLRVQELGQYNLEILSADLSDDSLYECQAPDAALRSRRAKLTVLIPPDEPVIDGGPEVLLNAGESYNLSCVSRGAKPPSMIEWLKDGLPVEGAASITEVLPDRKRVTTRSYLPIQPVDTDTGRNYSCVATNLAIPSGKSTTVTLNVHHSPTVTLSIEPRSVLEGDRVTFTCQASANPPIMGYRWAKGGVVLQGARESVFTTKADHSFFTEPVSCLVFNAVGKTNVSILVDVHFGPILLVEPQPKTVDVDSDVTLNCKWAGNPPLTLTWFKKGSNMVLSNSNQLYLKSVSQADAGQYVCKAIVPRIGVGETEVTLTVNGPPIISSDPVQYAARGERGEVKCYIASTPPPDKIVWAWKENVWEKEKGTLLERYTVEQSKPTAEGGGVLSTLTINNVMESDFMSTYNCTAWNSFGPGTMIITLEENEEVPVGIIAGGTVGSTIFLFIFLLVLVLIFYRQRKGIRRGVTLGKPDIKVETINKETHSLEEDSGSVSTASRMVKAMYSFLPSVSFSPSNQPFKDDIELKSDLRSDTLDTRQEYDLKDPTNGYYNVRASTHDEGRPASRSTMHYSDYRSPTGTPGGAASISSSAGGSGATASGGAPGPPGPLTSPGRPQACYDPRPPSRLSHISYAQFNTFTRGGQSQQPPANPASVAGDFPGDCSLMDSNSQLAYDNYGYPSHYQTYRMGFAPSSLAPLEAGPSYEMYGVGSGVAGPGVSVSPGGPGGPGGPGVPGVPGVPGVPAPPGTETGLGKYGSSTRFSYTSQHSDYSHSRHTQRMQTHV; from the exons CCTGGCCCAGGTACCGCGTGCTGCGTGTTCAGGAGTTGGGCCAGTATAACCTTGAGATCCTGTCAGCTGATCTGTCTGATGACTCTCTGTACGAGTGCCAGGCCCCTGATGCTGCCCTGAGGTCGAGGAGGGCCAAACTCACCGTCCTCA TACCCCCAGATGAACCGGTGATCGATGGGGGTCCAGAGGTGTTGCTGAATGCGGGGGAGTCCTACAACCTGAGTTGTGTGTCTCGAGGGGCCAAACCTCCTTCCATGATTGAGTGGCTTAAAGATGGTCTGCCTGTTGAGGGGGCTGCCAGCATCACC GAGGTGCTTCCAGACAGGAAGAGGGTGACCACACGCAGCTACCTGCCCATCCAGCCCGTCGACACTGACACTGGGAGGAACTACAGCTGTGTAGCCACCAACCTGGCTATTCCCAGCGGCAAAAGCACAACAGTCACCCTCAACGTTCACC atTCACCGACAGTGACCTTGTCCATTGAGCCTCGCTCTGTCCTGGAGGGGGACAGAGTCACCTTCACCTGCCAGGCTTCGGCCAACCCTCCTATCATGGGCTACAG GTGGGCTAAGGGAGGCGTGGTACTGCAGGGTGCCAGGGAGAGTGTGTTCACCACCAAAGCAGACCACTCCTTTTTCACCGAGCCTGTCTCCTGTCTGGTCTTCAACGCTGTGGGAAAGACCAACGTCAGCATCCTTGTGGACGTTCACT TCGGTCCGATTCTGTTGGTGGAGCCGCAGCCAAAAACCGTAGATGTTGACTCTGATGTGACTCTCAACTGCAAATGGGCCGGAAACCCTCCTCTCACTCTCACCTGGTTCAAAAAGGGTTCCAACATG GTTCTGAGTAACAGCAACCAGCTGTATCTGAAGTCGGTGAGCCAAGCCGATGCTGGCCAGTATGTATGTAAGGCCATCGTCCCACGGATTGGAGTAGGAGAGACCGAGGTCACACTCACTGTTAACG GTCCACCCATCATCTCCAGTGACCCAGTCCAGTATGCAgcaagaggggagagaggcgAGGTTAAATGCTACATAGCGAGTACTCCTCCTCCAGATAAGATT GTGTGGGCCTGGAAGGAGAACGTGTgggagaaggagaaagggaCGCTGCTGGAGAGGTACACGGTGGAGCAGAGCAAACCTACAGCGGAGGGCGGCGGCGTCCTCTCCACCCTCACCATCAACAACGTGATGGAGTCCGACTTCATGTCCACATACAACTGCACGGCCTGGAACTCGTTCGGCCCGGGGACGATGATCATCACGCTGGAGGAGAACG AGGAAGTCCCAGTGGGGATAATAGCTGGTGGGACAGTGGGCTCCACCATCTTCCTATTCATCTTCCTGCTCGTCCTCGTTCTTATCTTCTACAGGCAGCGCAAAGGCA TCCGGCGTGGGGTCACTCTGGGTAAGCCTGACATCAAGGTGGAGACGATAAACAAGGAGACCCACAGCTTAGAGGAGGACTCCGGCAGCGTGTCCACGGCTTCGCGGATGGTCAAGGCCATGTACTCG TTTCTCCCCTCTGTGTCCTTCTCTCCTTCAAATCAGCCCTTTAAAGATGACATTGAGCTCAAGTCTGACCTGCGCAGCGACACCCTGGACACCCGCCAGGAGTACGACCTGAAG GATCCCACCAACGGGTACTACAACGTGCGAGCCTCCACCCACGACGAAGGCCGCCCCGCCTCCCGCTCCACCATGCACTACTCCGACTACCGCTCCCCCACAGGAACACCAGGGGGAGCCGCTTCCATCAGCAGCAGTGCCGGAGGCTCGGGAGCCACAGCCAGCGGAGGAGCCCCGGGCCCCCCTGGCCCCCTCACTTCCCCTGGCCGTCCACAGGCCTGCTATGACCCCCGACCCCCCTCCAGACTTTCCCACATCAGCTATGCCCAGTTCAACACCTTCACTCGTGGAGGGCAGAGCCAGCAACCCCCGGCTAACCCCGCCTCAGTGGCCGGTGACTTTCCAGGGGACTGCAGCCTTATGGACTCCAATTCCCAGCTGGCCTATGACAACTATGGATACCCCTCGCATTACCAGACCTACCGCATGGGTTTCGCCCCGTCCAGCCTTGCCCCACTTGAGGCCGGCCCCTCCTATGAAATGTACGGGGTGGGATCTGGAGTTGCTGGCCCAGGGGTCAGCGTAAGTCCTGGGGGTCCTGGTGGTCCTGGGGGTCCTGGGGTTCCTGGGGTTCCTGGGGTTCCTGGGGTTCCTGCTCCCCCAGGAACAGAGACTGGACTAGGAAAGTACGGCAGCTCCACTCGCTTCTCCTACACCTCACAACACTCTGACTACTCTCACAGCcgacacacacagaggatgcAAACTCacgtgtga
- the kirrel1a gene encoding kin of IRRE-like protein 1a isoform X2: protein MQRLLLLSLVLSFQTVWTARFSQEPADQSVVRGQRVILSCVVFNYSGIVQWTKDGLALGIGEDLRAWPRYRVLRVQELGQYNLEILSADLSDDSLYECQAPDAALRSRRAKLTVLIPPDEPVIDGGPEVLLNAGESYNLSCVSRGAKPPSMIEWLKDGLPVEGAASITEVLPDRKRVTTRSYLPIQPVDTDTGRNYSCVATNLAIPSGKSTTVTLNVHHSPTVTLSIEPRSVLEGDRVTFTCQASANPPIMGYRWAKGGVVLQGARESVFTTKADHSFFTEPVSCLVFNAVGKTNVSILVDVHFGPILLVEPQPKTVDVDSDVTLNCKWAGNPPLTLTWFKKGSNMVLSNSNQLYLKSVSQADAGQYVCKAIVPRIGVGETEVTLTVNGPPIISSDPVQYAARGERGEVKCYIASTPPPDKIVWAWKENVWEKEKGTLLERYTVEQSKPTAEGGGVLSTLTINNVMESDFMSTYNCTAWNSFGPGTMIITLEENEEVPVGIIAGGTVGSTIFLFIFLLVLVLIFYRQRKVRRGVTLGKPDIKVETINKETHSLEEDSGSVSTASRMVKAMYSFLPSVSFSPSNQPFKDDIELKSDLRSDTLDTRQEYDLKDPTNGYYNVRASTHDEGRPASRSTMHYSDYRSPTGTPGGAASISSSAGGSGATASGGAPGPPGPLTSPGRPQACYDPRPPSRLSHISYAQFNTFTRGGQSQQPPANPASVAGDFPGDCSLMDSNSQLAYDNYGYPSHYQTYRMGFAPSSLAPLEAGPSYEMYGVGSGVAGPGVSVSPGGPGGPGGPGVPGVPGVPGVPAPPGTETGLGKYGSSTRFSYTSQHSDYSHSRHTQRMQTHV from the exons CCTGGCCCAGGTACCGCGTGCTGCGTGTTCAGGAGTTGGGCCAGTATAACCTTGAGATCCTGTCAGCTGATCTGTCTGATGACTCTCTGTACGAGTGCCAGGCCCCTGATGCTGCCCTGAGGTCGAGGAGGGCCAAACTCACCGTCCTCA TACCCCCAGATGAACCGGTGATCGATGGGGGTCCAGAGGTGTTGCTGAATGCGGGGGAGTCCTACAACCTGAGTTGTGTGTCTCGAGGGGCCAAACCTCCTTCCATGATTGAGTGGCTTAAAGATGGTCTGCCTGTTGAGGGGGCTGCCAGCATCACC GAGGTGCTTCCAGACAGGAAGAGGGTGACCACACGCAGCTACCTGCCCATCCAGCCCGTCGACACTGACACTGGGAGGAACTACAGCTGTGTAGCCACCAACCTGGCTATTCCCAGCGGCAAAAGCACAACAGTCACCCTCAACGTTCACC atTCACCGACAGTGACCTTGTCCATTGAGCCTCGCTCTGTCCTGGAGGGGGACAGAGTCACCTTCACCTGCCAGGCTTCGGCCAACCCTCCTATCATGGGCTACAG GTGGGCTAAGGGAGGCGTGGTACTGCAGGGTGCCAGGGAGAGTGTGTTCACCACCAAAGCAGACCACTCCTTTTTCACCGAGCCTGTCTCCTGTCTGGTCTTCAACGCTGTGGGAAAGACCAACGTCAGCATCCTTGTGGACGTTCACT TCGGTCCGATTCTGTTGGTGGAGCCGCAGCCAAAAACCGTAGATGTTGACTCTGATGTGACTCTCAACTGCAAATGGGCCGGAAACCCTCCTCTCACTCTCACCTGGTTCAAAAAGGGTTCCAACATG GTTCTGAGTAACAGCAACCAGCTGTATCTGAAGTCGGTGAGCCAAGCCGATGCTGGCCAGTATGTATGTAAGGCCATCGTCCCACGGATTGGAGTAGGAGAGACCGAGGTCACACTCACTGTTAACG GTCCACCCATCATCTCCAGTGACCCAGTCCAGTATGCAgcaagaggggagagaggcgAGGTTAAATGCTACATAGCGAGTACTCCTCCTCCAGATAAGATT GTGTGGGCCTGGAAGGAGAACGTGTgggagaaggagaaagggaCGCTGCTGGAGAGGTACACGGTGGAGCAGAGCAAACCTACAGCGGAGGGCGGCGGCGTCCTCTCCACCCTCACCATCAACAACGTGATGGAGTCCGACTTCATGTCCACATACAACTGCACGGCCTGGAACTCGTTCGGCCCGGGGACGATGATCATCACGCTGGAGGAGAACG AGGAAGTCCCAGTGGGGATAATAGCTGGTGGGACAGTGGGCTCCACCATCTTCCTATTCATCTTCCTGCTCGTCCTCGTTCTTATCTTCTACAGGCAGCGCAAAG TCCGGCGTGGGGTCACTCTGGGTAAGCCTGACATCAAGGTGGAGACGATAAACAAGGAGACCCACAGCTTAGAGGAGGACTCCGGCAGCGTGTCCACGGCTTCGCGGATGGTCAAGGCCATGTACTCG TTTCTCCCCTCTGTGTCCTTCTCTCCTTCAAATCAGCCCTTTAAAGATGACATTGAGCTCAAGTCTGACCTGCGCAGCGACACCCTGGACACCCGCCAGGAGTACGACCTGAAG GATCCCACCAACGGGTACTACAACGTGCGAGCCTCCACCCACGACGAAGGCCGCCCCGCCTCCCGCTCCACCATGCACTACTCCGACTACCGCTCCCCCACAGGAACACCAGGGGGAGCCGCTTCCATCAGCAGCAGTGCCGGAGGCTCGGGAGCCACAGCCAGCGGAGGAGCCCCGGGCCCCCCTGGCCCCCTCACTTCCCCTGGCCGTCCACAGGCCTGCTATGACCCCCGACCCCCCTCCAGACTTTCCCACATCAGCTATGCCCAGTTCAACACCTTCACTCGTGGAGGGCAGAGCCAGCAACCCCCGGCTAACCCCGCCTCAGTGGCCGGTGACTTTCCAGGGGACTGCAGCCTTATGGACTCCAATTCCCAGCTGGCCTATGACAACTATGGATACCCCTCGCATTACCAGACCTACCGCATGGGTTTCGCCCCGTCCAGCCTTGCCCCACTTGAGGCCGGCCCCTCCTATGAAATGTACGGGGTGGGATCTGGAGTTGCTGGCCCAGGGGTCAGCGTAAGTCCTGGGGGTCCTGGTGGTCCTGGGGGTCCTGGGGTTCCTGGGGTTCCTGGGGTTCCTGGGGTTCCTGCTCCCCCAGGAACAGAGACTGGACTAGGAAAGTACGGCAGCTCCACTCGCTTCTCCTACACCTCACAACACTCTGACTACTCTCACAGCcgacacacacagaggatgcAAACTCacgtgtga
- the kirrel1a gene encoding kin of IRRE-like protein 1a isoform X3: MQRLLLLSLVLSFQTVWTARFSQEPADQSVVRGQRVILSCVVFNYSGIVQWTKDGLALGIGEDLRAWPRYRVLRVQELGQYNLEILSADLSDDSLYECQAPDAALRSRRAKLTVLIPPDEPVIDGGPEVLLNAGESYNLSCVSRGAKPPSMIEWLKDGLPVEGAASITEVLPDRKRVTTRSYLPIQPVDTDTGRNYSCVATNLAIPSGKSTTVTLNVHHSPTVTLSIEPRSVLEGDRVTFTCQASANPPIMGYRWAKGGVVLQGARESVFTTKADHSFFTEPVSCLVFNAVGKTNVSILVDVHFGPILLVEPQPKTVDVDSDVTLNCKWAGNPPLTLTWFKKGSNMVLSNSNQLYLKSVSQADAGQYVCKAIVPRIGVGETEVTLTVNGPPIISSDPVQYAARGERGEVKCYIASTPPPDKIVWAWKENVWEKEKGTLLERYTVEQSKPTAEGGGVLSTLTINNVMESDFMSTYNCTAWNSFGPGTMIITLEENEEVPVGIIAGGTVGSTIFLFIFLLVLVLIFYRQRKGIRRGVTLGKPDIKVETINKETHSLEEDSGSVSTASRMVKAMYSPFKDDIELKSDLRSDTLDTRQEYDLKDPTNGYYNVRASTHDEGRPASRSTMHYSDYRSPTGTPGGAASISSSAGGSGATASGGAPGPPGPLTSPGRPQACYDPRPPSRLSHISYAQFNTFTRGGQSQQPPANPASVAGDFPGDCSLMDSNSQLAYDNYGYPSHYQTYRMGFAPSSLAPLEAGPSYEMYGVGSGVAGPGVSVSPGGPGGPGGPGVPGVPGVPGVPAPPGTETGLGKYGSSTRFSYTSQHSDYSHSRHTQRMQTHV; the protein is encoded by the exons CCTGGCCCAGGTACCGCGTGCTGCGTGTTCAGGAGTTGGGCCAGTATAACCTTGAGATCCTGTCAGCTGATCTGTCTGATGACTCTCTGTACGAGTGCCAGGCCCCTGATGCTGCCCTGAGGTCGAGGAGGGCCAAACTCACCGTCCTCA TACCCCCAGATGAACCGGTGATCGATGGGGGTCCAGAGGTGTTGCTGAATGCGGGGGAGTCCTACAACCTGAGTTGTGTGTCTCGAGGGGCCAAACCTCCTTCCATGATTGAGTGGCTTAAAGATGGTCTGCCTGTTGAGGGGGCTGCCAGCATCACC GAGGTGCTTCCAGACAGGAAGAGGGTGACCACACGCAGCTACCTGCCCATCCAGCCCGTCGACACTGACACTGGGAGGAACTACAGCTGTGTAGCCACCAACCTGGCTATTCCCAGCGGCAAAAGCACAACAGTCACCCTCAACGTTCACC atTCACCGACAGTGACCTTGTCCATTGAGCCTCGCTCTGTCCTGGAGGGGGACAGAGTCACCTTCACCTGCCAGGCTTCGGCCAACCCTCCTATCATGGGCTACAG GTGGGCTAAGGGAGGCGTGGTACTGCAGGGTGCCAGGGAGAGTGTGTTCACCACCAAAGCAGACCACTCCTTTTTCACCGAGCCTGTCTCCTGTCTGGTCTTCAACGCTGTGGGAAAGACCAACGTCAGCATCCTTGTGGACGTTCACT TCGGTCCGATTCTGTTGGTGGAGCCGCAGCCAAAAACCGTAGATGTTGACTCTGATGTGACTCTCAACTGCAAATGGGCCGGAAACCCTCCTCTCACTCTCACCTGGTTCAAAAAGGGTTCCAACATG GTTCTGAGTAACAGCAACCAGCTGTATCTGAAGTCGGTGAGCCAAGCCGATGCTGGCCAGTATGTATGTAAGGCCATCGTCCCACGGATTGGAGTAGGAGAGACCGAGGTCACACTCACTGTTAACG GTCCACCCATCATCTCCAGTGACCCAGTCCAGTATGCAgcaagaggggagagaggcgAGGTTAAATGCTACATAGCGAGTACTCCTCCTCCAGATAAGATT GTGTGGGCCTGGAAGGAGAACGTGTgggagaaggagaaagggaCGCTGCTGGAGAGGTACACGGTGGAGCAGAGCAAACCTACAGCGGAGGGCGGCGGCGTCCTCTCCACCCTCACCATCAACAACGTGATGGAGTCCGACTTCATGTCCACATACAACTGCACGGCCTGGAACTCGTTCGGCCCGGGGACGATGATCATCACGCTGGAGGAGAACG AGGAAGTCCCAGTGGGGATAATAGCTGGTGGGACAGTGGGCTCCACCATCTTCCTATTCATCTTCCTGCTCGTCCTCGTTCTTATCTTCTACAGGCAGCGCAAAGGCA TCCGGCGTGGGGTCACTCTGGGTAAGCCTGACATCAAGGTGGAGACGATAAACAAGGAGACCCACAGCTTAGAGGAGGACTCCGGCAGCGTGTCCACGGCTTCGCGGATGGTCAAGGCCATGTACTCG CCCTTTAAAGATGACATTGAGCTCAAGTCTGACCTGCGCAGCGACACCCTGGACACCCGCCAGGAGTACGACCTGAAG GATCCCACCAACGGGTACTACAACGTGCGAGCCTCCACCCACGACGAAGGCCGCCCCGCCTCCCGCTCCACCATGCACTACTCCGACTACCGCTCCCCCACAGGAACACCAGGGGGAGCCGCTTCCATCAGCAGCAGTGCCGGAGGCTCGGGAGCCACAGCCAGCGGAGGAGCCCCGGGCCCCCCTGGCCCCCTCACTTCCCCTGGCCGTCCACAGGCCTGCTATGACCCCCGACCCCCCTCCAGACTTTCCCACATCAGCTATGCCCAGTTCAACACCTTCACTCGTGGAGGGCAGAGCCAGCAACCCCCGGCTAACCCCGCCTCAGTGGCCGGTGACTTTCCAGGGGACTGCAGCCTTATGGACTCCAATTCCCAGCTGGCCTATGACAACTATGGATACCCCTCGCATTACCAGACCTACCGCATGGGTTTCGCCCCGTCCAGCCTTGCCCCACTTGAGGCCGGCCCCTCCTATGAAATGTACGGGGTGGGATCTGGAGTTGCTGGCCCAGGGGTCAGCGTAAGTCCTGGGGGTCCTGGTGGTCCTGGGGGTCCTGGGGTTCCTGGGGTTCCTGGGGTTCCTGGGGTTCCTGCTCCCCCAGGAACAGAGACTGGACTAGGAAAGTACGGCAGCTCCACTCGCTTCTCCTACACCTCACAACACTCTGACTACTCTCACAGCcgacacacacagaggatgcAAACTCacgtgtga